A stretch of the Anaerolineae bacterium genome encodes the following:
- a CDS encoding DUF2160 domain-containing protein — MTSQRRSRPRGFLPMDTNLFDRIFIGVVLSVALHLLWMRFVEQVIPLTVATVLSVILIYVIARWG, encoded by the coding sequence ATGACTTCGCAACGGAGATCACGCCCGCGTGGCTTCCTGCCAATGGATACCAACCTGTTCGACCGCATCTTTATCGGTGTGGTGCTGTCTGTAGCCCTTCACCTGCTATGGATGCGCTTTGTGGAGCAGGTGATCCCATTAACCGTAGCCACAGTGCTGTCAGTGATCCTGATCTAC